In Toxoplasma gondii ME49 chromosome X, whole genome shotgun sequence, a single genomic region encodes these proteins:
- a CDS encoding hypothetical protein (encoded by transcript TGME49_228150), with amino-acid sequence MAGTAAKSEAKRGTPAVMSPRPGVSDILFSHPAVQSPARQHFPGFGQSRSPVMSSPHHSGGLGAGPDDAPLPATPCFSLRFEVSQADEPQAPVQGCRKNPADFDARRRPRAQQVRDRMQQRRQRQQRGAEEKAAGANPAFPLSGAGGPWAHSQLPVGSGGHPPSGGGVSPRRAGGLIPPGLVEAEDSAPRFFRGPGPSNPSDCEGSEVHSTSSSPSRITGPRGLPKEMVPPGLRTPPSFEDGNAVSNSSRTSPDEKASACGVQNLHVFGFSSKNCGMSHGSTAPGGPVFGSPPGRGCKAPALGGESPRASPNRTGGARSAVPVTPVLRGAVTPPSFSPASLYNRRTDTGSRPAGAVSSGTPDKQQQQGVGLRGPESARHLAFPDLQELYSALGLPCLLPEGSQVPSEVPAEAPFLSSQFLSPNALSRPVNAPQTAARSGGQNTVSGDPGGVAAFLGFSGGHEFLNGGGEGAPPPGLRAQASGPRDEAEREESAASFLATLAEVGADANGALASRKGKLSGAAALELFLRAAAAVAGGKGAQEGDKVDGNARPDGFCAPNLSAPSRGYAPPGPVGASTPARVRGSGEKPGVRTVQSQFQGGREVSTRGASHSNGSSFMEKRPGAYGSSPLWPRVCVHGVPGAHADEKGSESSGRAPEDQLHKAWEHLGKGRQECSADHSGLAIPSPEAREAASTSTGSRGRRSKASFVANTPDVSRSGSRASVVSPDFVLRGGATRPMVRVGSNSIFSNRSERSMTSPSSSLASPTSRPGPGVWTVCQGSSPGAKSTWSTSSDAGNTGGNISQSSWGSIVSNAPSMSACISTLGIPVTGSSPWSPASSRGCADLHTSASASSFGLSRAENGPQCGAGTSRARKGIRLGEVPAAGSRPSAKTRSASSGTLLPGGRPKRSASQQRRGKKGSALLHKAHGHGPGEKAEGKCDLSSRRERRSASCDADLLCLYSEEANARAATPGLGGCGMRHDGETQAQGSSYRSRKLCSDHAPRKGKQDVAVASGATKKALGVPKCLDQLIQVVDAQGVAPLLQRPGAETSFGEVLSTLSQQDESSLFASTSLNMEVANLTGGKTNLASASGVSLSNQGSAGFRSSKETSVGSMQQLMSPKKSSVNAGGGGGGPSRCCFTLPETSAPGSHPNGPPAAFDAPSPTAVREDDREIMSVIEGLPSLPALSLWSGNPGADEACRRDDPRIPSRVVGEVVAAGALHGGGAGIFNGSSHPAPVPSVEWLVQQRKNQDSLLEQCRKHLQSQPQLWGVNLASASGVAGAPGLFSRGAGHTCQEAARVSSSVPAGISPPQQAQLTSSSTGDGAGATSLKDPVHQTELYSLMMKVANELALASPQSGDGSTQSLVLPADGAAAGSRRDASSLTLFSGETQPGQDEAKGGAGPQRPPGLGEAPLGVDHSGEIPGFLLSSSRFDAGSLSEAGKTLPGAASFDVQNSLFFCGNKQGPSSDPFAMYLGAPGPVAGPNGRPGTIGEGSSGRGRLSDLRASVGGHLDALGEERLTRGLSGGIADGAGLSGPTRESVVAACLSAQKARSEALRGRPGADAGASLSGNGDIDHLRGLVERWVGVSEVANAKQAADAAPGALSDCTGGARSAGTISGDEPRSHGGVPRPSSSGALRDGVNKDLVESDITFGPFSTSPGRLQPFHQTKARDEVDSVCRQRRVGLPGVEAPAPQLTFGRGTAAGLGRLDEQSLRAELNRFPTDIRELLLGHLAAAKGSASGRDLREGCSSLVRASVSLPYNLEKAQSGSGCPPMSWVVPSQISEMSTLTGLPHNLLQSFMSETPPAGDVAVRSAGNSNGLPGHLPSSVSLPELYSAGSVSGPQAEALHAVVAKSKEMRWLQGLETFLEHQAKKGGGSAPEAMVAAFAAAGAVVGPMLGGSGSETAALRGRPGDEPAPARGGGRMGRVATVPADLDTCATPGTNKRPGANGDFNSVTSSLSWLRAGLGNNSETGNGRRGTFSAAPGKKNAGPDPSRPTTKAGDDGVGGRLTAGEAATGDGRNGISRCSSPKPGTAGGNFQGGAHNGPSAQQGPQSRRKAPRPSKRQRVLIRALAYVKQRLRVLEGEMAPLLTQTGLASVVQDHAPAPSSAPSPPNWAPTR; translated from the exons ATGGCGGGGACCGCTGCGAAGTCTGAGGCGAAGCGTGGAACGCCTGCTGTGATGTCTCCCCGTCCTGGTGTCTCGGACATCCTGTTTTCCCACCCTGCAGTGCAGTCGCCTGCGCGTCAACACTTTCCTGGTTTCGGTCAGAGTCGTTCGCCTGTGATGTCTTCTCCACACCATTCTGGCGGGCTCGGCGCCGGCCCCGATGATGCCCCGCTGCCTGCGACtccgtgcttctctcttcgcttcgagGTGTCGCAAGCGGACGAGCCTCAAGCTCCTGTTCAGGGCTGCCGAAAGAACCCTGCCGATTTTGATGCGCGCCGCCGGCCGCGAGCTCAGCAGGTCCGAgaccgcatgcagcagaggagacagagacagcaacgaggggcagaagagaaagctgCGGGCGCCAATCCTGCCTTCCCCTTGAGCGGCGCCGGAGGGCCCTGGGCGCATTCTCAGCTTCCCGTGGGTTCTGGAGGCCACCCGCCTTCTGGTGGGGGGGTGTCTCCGAGACGTGCGGGTGGGTTGATTCCTCCCGGCCTCGTCGAAGCAGAAGATTCGGCGccgcgcttcttccgcgGTCCAGGACCCTCGAATCCGAGCGACTGTGAGGGCAGCGAAGTCCACAgcacttcttcttcgccttctcgcatCACGGGACCGAGAGGCCTCCCGAAGGAAATGGTCCCACCTGGTTTGCGAACCCCGCCGTCGTTCGAGGACGGAAACGCCGTTTCAAACAGCTCGCGCACAAGTCCCGACGAAAAGGCCAGCGCATGCGGCGTACAGAACCTCCACGTCTTTGGATTTTCAAGTAAAAACTGTGGAATGAGTCATGGCAGCACTGCTCCGGGGGGCCCTGTCTTCGGATCACCTCCGGGACGCGGCTGCAAGGCTCCGGCCCTGGGGGGGGAATCGCCCCGGGCGTCGCCGAATCGGACGGGCGGTGCGCGATCCGCCGTTCCCGTCACTCCTGTGCTTCGTGGCGCTGTGAcgccgccttctttctcgccggCTTCTTTGTACAATCGCCGTACAGACACAGGAAGCCGCCCTGCAGGAGCAGTATCGAGTGGGACACCCGATAAACAGCAGCAACAGGGTGTAGGTTTGCGCGGTCCGGAGAGCGCACGTCACCTCGCGTTCCCCGACCTCCAGGAGCTGTACAGCGCCCTGGGCCTGCCGTGTCTGCTGCCGGAAGGATCTCAGGTTCCTTCGGAGGTTCCCGCCGAAGCTCCGTTCCTTTCCAGTCAATTTCTGTCCCCAAACGCACTCAGCAGGCCTGTGAATGCGCCTCAGACAGCGGCGCGGTCTGGAGGGCAGAACACTGTCTCAGGAGACCCTGGGGGAGTTGCAGCTTTCCTCGGGTTCTCAGGTGGGCACGAGTTTCTCAACGGAGGTGGGGAGGGGGCACCCCCACCGGGCCTCCGAGCCCAAGCTTCAGGGCCTCGCGACGAGGCAGAGCGCGAAGAGAGCGCCGCAAGCTTCTTGGCCACTCTCGCAGAGGTCGGCGCGGACGCGAACGGAGCGCTGGCGTCGAGAAAGGGGAAGCTGAGCGGGGCTGCTGCCCTCGAACTTTTTCTTCGAGCCGCGGCGGCGGTCGCCGGCGGAAAGGGTGCCcaagagggagacaaggTCGACGGCAACGCAAGACCAGACGGCTTCTGCGCACCGAACCTCAGCGCGCCGTCCCGCGGCTACGCGCCACCGGGGCCTGTGGGGGCCTCGACGCCCGCGCGGGTCAGGGGGTCGGGAGAAAAGCCCGGTGTGAGGACTGTCCAGAGTCAGTTTCAGGGTGGCCGGGAAGTCTCCACTCGAGGTGCCTCTCATTCGAATGGATCGTCGTTCATGGAGAAGCGGCCGGGTGCCTATGGGAGCTCGCCTCTTTGGCCGAGAGTCTGTGTCCATGGGGTTCCTGGTGCTCATGCAGACGAGAAGGGCTCTGAGTCGTCGGGACGCGCACCGGAGGACCAATTGCACAAGGCTTGGGAGCATCTCGGCAAGGGCCGACAAGAGTGTTCTGCCGATCACTCTGGGTTGGCAATTCCGTCACCAGAGGCCCGCGAGGCTGCCTCGACCTCGACGGGGAGTCGGGGGAGACGGTCCAAGGCGTCGTTCGTGGCGAACACCCCAGATGTCTCGCGCTCGGGCAGCCGAGCTTCTGTGGTGAGTCCCGATTTCGTTTTGAGGGGAGGCGCCACCAGGCCGATGGTGCGCGTTGGAAGCAACTCTATCTTCTCCAACAGATCCGAGCGGAGCATGACGTCGCCGTCGAGCTCGCTGGCATCTCCGACCTCGCGGCCGGGCCCCGGAGTCTGGACAGTCTGCCAGGGGTCTTCCCCCGGGGCGAAGAGCACGTGGAGCACGTCGTCTGACGCCGGGAACACTGGCGGCAATATCAGTCAGTCCAGCTGGGGCAGCATAGTAAGCAACGCGCCCAGCATGAGCGCATGCATTTCGACTCTGGGCATTCCCGTGACTGGCAGCTCGCCGTGGAGTCCTGCTTCGTCTAGGGGCTGTGCGGATCTCCACACCAGCGCGTCGGCGAGTTCTTTCGGACTGTCGAGGGCGGAGAACGGACCTCAGTGCGGCGCGGGTACCAGTCGCGCCCGAAAGGGTATTCGATTGGGCGAGGTCCCTGCTGCTGGCTCGCGGCCGTCTGCCAAGACCCGGAGCGCTTCTTCCGGTACGCTCCTGCCAGGTGGTCGCCCCAAGAGGTCCGCGTCTCAACAGCGTCGCGGCAAAAAGGGGTCTGCGCTGTTGCACAAAGCTCACGGGCACGGCCCGGGGGAGAAGGCTGAGGGAAAGTGTGACTTGAGCTCGCGACGGGAAAGACGCAGTGCAAGCTGCGATGCAGATCTCCTTTGTCTGTACAGTGAAGAGGCGAACGCTAGAGCGGCGACGCCGGGACTCGGCGGTTGCGGCATGCGTCACGATGGCGAGACTCAGGCACAAGGAAGCTCTTACCGTTCTCGGAAGTTGTGTTCGGACCATGCCCCGCGTAAAGGGAAACAGGATGTCGCCGTCGCCAGTGGCGCGACAAAGAAGGCTTTGGGAGTGCCGAAGTGTCTGGATCAGTTAATCCAGGTGGTCGACGCGCAAGGCGTCGCGCCTTTGCTTCAGCGCCCTGGGGCCGAGACGAGTTTCGGAGAGGTTCTCTCGACCCTGTCACAACAGGACGAGTCGAGTCTCTTTGCGTCGACATCGCTGAACATGGAAGTTGCGAATCTAACCGGCGGCAAAACGAATTTGGCGTCGGCGAGcggcgtctccctctcgaATCAAGGGTCGGCGGGCTTCCGGAGCTCCAAGGAGACTTCAGTCGGTTCCATGCAGCAGCTGATGTCGCCGAAGAAGTCGAGTGTGAATGCTGGCGGAGGCGGTGGAGGCCCTTCGCGGTGTTGTTTTACCCTGCCCGAGACCTCAGCGCCGGGGTCCCATCCGAATGGGCCACCTGCGGCCTTCGATGCTCCTTCTCCAACTGCGGTCCGCGAAGACGACCGCGAGATTATGAGCGTCATTGAAGGCTTGCCATCTCTTCCAGCTCTGTCGCTCTGGAGCGGAAACCCGGGGGCCGATGAGGCTTGCCGACGTGATGATCCTCGCATTCCATCCCGTGTGGTGGGTGAGGTTGTCGCTGCAG GCGCGCTTCATGGCGGTGGTGCGGGGATTTTCAACGGGTCGAGTCACCCTGCACCAGTCCCGTCGGTCGAGTGGCTCGTCCAGCAGCGAAAGAACCAAGACAGTCTGCTTGAGCAGTGCCGCAAGCACCTTCAGAGCCAGCCCCAGTTGTGGGGAGTGAATCTGGCATCGGCTAGTGGCGTCGCTGGTGCACCAGGCCTCTTCAGCCGTGGCGCAGGCCACACGTGCCAAGAGGCcgcccgcgtctcctcctctgtgcCAGCAGGCATTTCTCCCCCTCAGCAGGCACAGCTAACGAGTTCGAGCACTGGCGATGGGGCGGGCGCAACTTCTCTCAAGGACCCCGTCCACCAGACCGAGTTGTACAGCTTAATGATGAAGGTTGCGAACGAACTGGCTCTGGCGTCCCCTCAAAGCGGCGACGGAAGCACCCAGAGTCTCGTCCTCCCGGCCGACGGGGCCGCGGCGGGCTCGCGAAGagacgcttcttcgcttACGCTGTTCTCAGGCGAAACCCAGCCGGGTCAAGATGAAGCCAAGGGCGGGGCTGGGCCGCAGCGTCCGCCAGGTCTCGGCGAGGCCCCCCTTGGTGTGGACCACAGTGGAGAGATACCTGGCTTTTTATTGTCCTCCAGCCGCTTCGACGCGGGAAGTCTCTCCGAGGCAGGCAAGACCCTTCCGGGTGCCGCGTCGTTCGACGTTCAGAACTCTCTATTTTTCTGCGGGAACAAGCAGGGCCCAAGCAGCGACCCCTTTGCGATGTACTTGGGCGCACCGGGCCCTGTCGCCGGTCCGAACGGGCGACCAGGCACTATAGGCGAAGGCAGTTCAGGCCGGGGGCGCCTCTCGGATCTGCGTGCGAGTGTGGGTGGTCATCTGGACGCCTTGGGCGAGGAGCGGCTGACTCGGGGCCTGTCGGGCGGGATCGCGGACGGCGCCGGTCTGTCAGGGCCGACGCGCGAGAGCGTGGTGGCGGCGTGTCTCTCcgcccagaaggcccgcTCCGAAGCGCTGCGGGGACGTCCCGGCGCAGACGCGGGGGCGAGTCTCAGCGGTAACGGGGATATCGATCACTTGCGAGGTTTAGTCGAGAGGTGGGTCGGTGTCAGCGAAGTTGCGAATGCGAAACAGGCAGCAGACGCTGCGCCCGGTGCTCTAAGCGACTGTACAGGAGGTGCCAGAAGTGCCGGGACCATTTCCGGTGACGAGCCGCGGTCTCACGGGGGCGTGCCCCGCCCGAGCTCAAGTGGCGCCCTCAGGGACGGCGTGAACAAGGACTTGGTCGAGTCGGACATCACTTTCGGACCGTTTTCCACGAGCCCTGGACGACTCCAACCTTTCCATCAGACGAAAGCCAGAGACGAAGTGGACTCTGTGTGTCGCCAGCGGCGCGTGGGGCTCCCCGGAGTCGAGGCACCGGCTCCACAGCTGACGTTTGGTAGAGGGACAGCGGCTGGACTAGGGCGTCTGGACGAGCAGTCTCTGCGTGCAGAGTTGAATCGATTCCCGACCGACATTCGAGAGTTGCTTCTAGGTCACCTGGCAGCTGCCAAAGGTTCTGCTTCGGGGCGCGACTTGCGCGAGGGATGCTCCTCGCTGGTGCGCGCCTCAGTGTCTCTTCCGTATAACCTCGAGAAGGCTCAGAGCGGGTCGGGGTGCCCCCCCATGAGTTGGGTCGTGCCTTCTCAAATCAGCGAAATGTCGACCTTAACAGGCCTCCCGCACAACTTGCTTCAGAGCTTCATGTCCGAGACGCCGCCCGCCGGCGACGTGGCGGTTCGGTCGGCCGGTAACTCAAACGGCTTGCCTGGACACCTCCCTTCGTCTGTGTCCCTCCCCGAGCTCTATTCCGCTGGATCGGTGTCAGGTCCCCAGGCTGAGGCGCTCCACGCCGTTGTCGCCAAGTCCAAGGAGATGCGCTGGCTCCAAGGACTCGAGACGTTTCTCGAACACCAGGCCAAAAAGGGAGGCGGCAGTGCACCAGAGGCTATGGTTGCGGCATTCGCCGCCGCGGGTGCTGTTGTGGGGCCCATGCTCGGCGGGTCGGgctcggagacagcagcacTCCGAGGGCGCCCCGGGGACGAACCCGCGCCGGCGCGTGGCGGAGGCCGCATGGGCCGTGTCGCCACTGTCCCCGCGGACCTTGACACTTGCGCCACACCCGGTACGAATAAAAGACCGGGTGCGAATGGAGATTTCAATTCGGTGACCAGCAGTTTGTCCTGGTTGCGGGCAGGTCTAGGAAACAACAGCGAGACCGGGAACGGGCGCCGAGGAACTTTCTCGGCGGCCCCAGGTAAAAAGAATGCAGGCCCTGATCCGTCGCGACCAACTACCAAGGCTGGCGATGATG GTGTGGGCGGTCGACTTACTGCAGGAGAGGCGGCAACCGGCGATGGCCGGAATGGTATTTCACGCTGCAGCAGCCCCAAGCCAGGCACTGCGGGTGGAAATTTCCAGGGCGGTGCGCACAATGGGCCGAGCGCGCAGCAAGGTCCGCAGTCCCGCCGGAAAGCTCCAAG GCCATCCAAACGACAACGAGTGTTGATCCGAGCTTTAGCGTACGTGAAACAACGCCTCCGAGTCCTTGAGGGTGAGATGGCCCCGCTGCTGACGCAAACTGGTCTGGCTTCTGTTGTCCAGGACCATGCCCCCGCTCCTTCGTcggctccctctcctccgAATTGGGCCCCAACCAGGTGA
- a CDS encoding hypothetical protein (encoded by transcript TGME49_228145): MGCIRVSIHECEVSVEDNDLDIKGHLLREAVGCVEVTIKSLARTTRSGAAGVSAEVYLPHVATLMLRRHANFHLHPATRNISGGFGHARMPSTIGSCENTNTNLVFTLVDSVSRDTATAETKHPGHPYRHHSREPHAYSYFKNTLLWSQTLIPGVIAC, translated from the exons ATGGGATGTATTCGCGTGTCGATCCACGAATGCGAAGTATCTGTTGAAGACAACGATCTGGACATAAAAGGCCATTTATTGCGCGAAGCTGTCGGTTGTGTCGAGGTGACCATCAAGAGCTTGGCGAGAACGACGAGAAGTGGCGCCGCCGGAGTCTCAGCAGAAGTTTATTTGCCACATGTAGCTACATTAATG CTGCGTCGTCATGCGAACTTCCATTTGCATCCGGCAACCCGGAACATCTCTGGTGGATTTGGCCATGCACGCATGCCCTCGACCATTGGGAGTTGTGAAAATACAAACACGAATCTAGTATTCACACTCGTGGATTCAGTGTCCAGAGATACTGCTACTGCGGAAACGAAACACCCGGGCCATCCTTACAGACACCACAGCCGGGAACCTCACGCGTACTCGTATTTCAAGAATACACTACTATGGTCGCAAACACTAATACCCGGTGTCATCGCATGctaa
- a CDS encoding hypothetical protein (encoded by transcript TGME49_228140) translates to MFVEEVIIVCRSFCSLSRSGCVHAVSPADAVVLQLLSLRVERLVRRVSLLCATGFRSSVLSENFGKVNESKSLQSALNEQVPGTLERACLSALCKKAVSRYSLRRLHVAACARAFPSNAITCHRLSLRRIPLR, encoded by the exons ATGTTTGTAGAAGAAGTTATCATCGTGTGCCGTTCGTTCTGTTCACTCTCCAGAAGCggctgtgtgcatgcagtgtccCCTGCAGACGCGGTCGTGCTACAACTGTTAAGTTTGCGTGTGGAGCGTCTCGTTCGacgtgtgtctcttctttgtgcGACTGGTTTTCGCAGCAGCGTTTTGTCTGAAAACTTTGGCAAAGTCAACGAATCGAAATCTCTCCAGAGCGCTCTCAACGAGCAGGTTCCGGGGACTTTGGAACGCGCGTGTCTCTCCGCACTCTGTAAAAAAGCCGTGAGCCG CTACTCGTTGCGGCGTTTGCATGTTGCTGCCTGTGCACGAGCCTTTCCGTCGAATGCTATAACCTGTCACCGCCTGAGCCTCCGAAGGATCCCTCTCCGGTAA
- a CDS encoding hypothetical protein (encoded by transcript TGME49_228130): MTDETESWLFILILLRQGRVDHAWEPLLQGPPVTVWRRLIPGTNVHDYFATGEFSDISASAYNTTFSHLPFRASWDDSVVEIRVLEVNAVEHGSSTVPVVGSHDNTPSDEANYVRVRGRRDTTAKKEAENTEADDGVGSQKNPEASRSDSDDDVEEIIYWRVKLPWPLIDRDFVYARRFRMYPESHAIVSVQQATESPQCPEGPQAVRVESYNSTVVLFADNNENDINKKGVSYVFYHFDASSTPVPPWVKSYFTSHTLPRTIAALHDTAKALVGDDGTIAPDAYADLQKTLKFHDVHRGTDLDEEADEVGPESCDNESWNTDTMDDSRVHGGESRGSPGSATNTGETEKHPPCAGDEVDDGFKNSPEGQLSESEPKTSKAFRRPGKERSQDIHCKESRNLGASSKAGRLSEALGSGRDSSQEVCIESCQGTAKPQKDYTEAASVSDENAIARAYKEIWKGAPCSPTSFVAGAGCAYPLHPEARSGFRGLMACVGSCMGKIRVYRDKMMHSRVAAILQRDCDSSGLSNSTKPTDECRSTPVSGTSPSWCRPSTGAFVETAALRSHTSTGLASEVLSRNSPAVRAARALSVILDAHQEAEHSSLAMRPSLAWPWWRYDRSRNRKVEFFCEKQSRLCYSCTGRTMRCSYPGEKVARRDGGAWDNDNPLSFRERLRRAGVLSLRTYAAVEALRWAARLGVDPWRDAGELKGEMEKHEASEKGSGLGNTRRSSWIDELLVDVREDLWPDAILSSVPLHTVRRSPG; encoded by the exons ATGACGGACGAGACCGAAAGCTGGCTCTTCATTCTGATCCTCC TGCGGCAGGGTCGTGTTGACCACGCATGGGAACCTCTCCTACAAGGCCCGCCTGTGACGGTATGGCGCAGGCTGATTCCCG GCACCAATGTGCACGACTACTTTGCCACAGGAGAGTTTTCGGATATCTCCGCATCGGCTTACAACACCACGTTCAGTCACCTGCCATTCAGGGCTTCGTGGGATGACTCGGTCGTCGAAATTCGCGTCTTGGAAGTGAATGCGGTGGAACACGGTAGTAGCACCGTGCCTGTTGTCGGCAGTCATGATAATACGCCCAGCGACGAGGCCAACTATGTTCGGGTGCGgggcaggagagacacgactgccaagaaagaagcggagaacACGGAGGCAGACGATGGGGTCGGCTCCCAGAAGAACCCTGAGGCCTCCCGTTCGGATTCGGACGACGATGTAGAGGAGATCATTTACTGGCGCGTGAAGCTGCCGTGGCCACTCATCGATCGCGACTTTGTCTATGCTCGCCGCTTCCGCATGTACCCTGAGAGCCATGCCATCGTCTCGGTCCAACAGGCGACGGAGTCACCGCAGTGCCCCGAGGGGCCTCAGGCTGTCCGCGTGGAGAGTTACAATTCCACCGTGGTTCTTTTTGCGGATAACAACGAGAACGACATCAACAAAAAAGGTGTTTCCTACGTGTTCTATCACTTCGACGCAAGCTC GACACCCGTACCCCCGTGGGTGAAGAGCTACTTTACTTCGCATACTTTACCCCGTACCATCGCTGCTCTTCATGACACAGCGAAGGCGCTGGTTGGGGACGACGGCACGATCGCGCCAGACGCATACGCAGATCTTCAGAAGACCTTGAAATTCCATGATGTTCATCGGGGAACGGACCtagacgaagaagccgacgAGGTAGGACCAGAATCATGTGACAACGAGAGCTGGAATACAGATACTATGGACGACTCTCGTGTGCATGGTGGTGAATCCAGAGGGTCTCCTGGAAGCGCAACAAATacgggagaaacagaaaaacatcCACCGTGTGCGGGCGACGAGGTTGACGATGGCTTCAAGAACTCACCTGAGGGTCAGCTCTCTGAATCCGAACCCAAAACGTCCAAAGCATTTAGACGgccaggaaaagaaaggtcACAGGACATCCACTGTAAGGAAAGTCGCAATCTCGGTGCCAGCTCTAAAGCTGGCCGCTTGTCAGAGGCGCTTGGTTCTGGGCGTGACAGCAGCCAGGAGGTGTGCATAGAGAGCTGTCAAGGAACGGCAAAGCCGCAGAAAGACTACACCGAAGCGGCGAGTGTTTCTGATGAAAATGCTATTGCCCGCGCCTACAAGGAAATCTGGAAAGGCGCTCCTTGTTCCCCGACGTCGTTTGTGGCGGGAGCGGGGTGCGCGTACCCGCTGCACCCGGAGGCACGGTCAGGCTTTCGCGGCCTGATGGCATGCGTCGGTTCGTGTATGGGGAAAATTCGAGTCTACAGAGATAAGATGATGCATTCGCGCGTGGCGGCGATCCTGCAACGGGACTGTGATTCATCTGGCCTCTCAAACTCGACAAAGCCCACTGACGAATGCCGATCCACGCCCGTATCCGGAACCAGCCCGTCTTGGTGTAGGCCAAGCACAGGCGCCTTTGTTGAGACTGCAGCTTTAAGGTCGCACACGAGTACGGGACTCGCATCGGAGGTCCTTTCGCGTAATTCGCCAGCGGTGAGAGCAGCACGAGCGTTGTCTGTCATTTTGGATGCCCATCAAGAGGCAGAGCATAGTTCTCTGGCGATGCGGCCATCTTTGGCATGGCCGTGGTGGCGGTATGACCGGTCGAGGAACCGGAAAGTCGAGTTTTTTTGTGAAAAACAGTCGAGACTGTGCTACTCGTGCACCGGCCGCACCATGCGATGCTCTTATCCAGGGGAAAAAGTCGCTAGACGGGACGGCGGTGCGTGGGACAATGACAACCCGCTTTCTTTTCGAGAGAGATTGAGACGGGCAGGTGTTCTGAGTTTGCGGACATATGCCGCCGTTGAGGCGTTGCGATGGGCCGCGCGATTGGGTGTGGACCCGTGGAGAGATGCAGGGGAACTGAAAGGGGAAATGGAGAAACATGAAGCATCGGAGAAAGGGTCAGGTCTTGGGAATACCAGGAGGAGCAGTTGGATAGATGAACTTTTAGTTGATGTTCGGGAGGATCTGTGGCCTGACGCCATTTTATCGTCTGTTCCCCTTCATACGGTGCGCAGAAGTCCAGGGTAG